Genomic segment of Panicum virgatum strain AP13 chromosome 2K, P.virgatum_v5, whole genome shotgun sequence:
AATGTCCTGCATCCTGTTCTTTTGGAGTGCCTACTAGGAAAATGTATCCTCCAGCTGGACCATTGATTAAGCATCCACAACTAATATATTGGGCTGGCAATGGGATGATGCTCTTCATATGCCACTCATGGGACTTGTCACTGCCATTTTGCAAGTTGTAATATTCCACAGATGTGGCCCCATCAATAAGTTGACTAAACATTGCAATCTGGCCTTCCCATGCCTCCACTATGAAGATATTCTTATCATCATGATCAGGAGGGAGGTCATATTTGGATAACTCCATAGTGCCCATGTCGAGCTTGAGCAACTTGTTTGTGCAGTCTACTTTCCAGTAGAAGCAGCCATACACGCATTGTGAACTCAGCGTCAGCGAGTCTACTAGTTCGTCCATGCCTAGATCATCCCACCTGGTAGATGCGCCAACAGTCCAGTGATCAGAGCCTGAAGAGAAGAAAAACACCACCAATTTGGTGTCGGAATGCATCCAGCACATCACCCTGAATGATGTCTCGTCCTCCATGCCCCCGGAAGAGACAAAGGAGGCCTCGGAATTGAACATGTCTTCGTTCTCGAGCTCAACGGAGACGAGCAGGTCGTCGGTCATGGGTGGCAGCAGCAGGTACCACCGGGACAAGGGGTCGCACACCGCGAGTTCCAAGGACAAGCGCCCCTGCTCCCTAATGTGGGCGATGCGCCTGTAGTAGAGGACAAGGCCGTCTCGGACATCACACGGAAACTGGGAATAGCACCGGTGGTGGTTCaagctggtggagctggtggggaCGAAGTCGAAGGAGAAGTCGGCGGCGCGTGCGACCGCGCGGGCGACGGCAGCGGAGGGTTGGGGCGCCTCAGCGGGTTGGAAGCCTGCGGGTTGGGAGCTTGCGAAGCTGATGAAGCCGAGGAGTAGCGGCGGGTGGATGGAGCGGTAACGGCGGAGGAAGCGGGGGTCGCCGATGAGGCGGCGGAAGGAGACgcacgcggcggaggcgcgggcgAGGTCGGTGGGGGAGGCGACGCGTAGGAAGATCTCCTCGTGGAGGTCGCTGGttagggccggcggcggccgc
This window contains:
- the LOC120690768 gene encoding uncharacterized protein LOC120690768 isoform X2 → MISCSKICPKSSRPPPHSKPSIPFLPSPRMASRAGRILPCLEATEPERPPPALTSDLHEEIFLRVASPTDLARASAACVSFRRLIGDPRFLRRYRSIHPPLLLGFISFASSQPAGFQPAEAPQPSAAVARAVARAADFSFDFVPTSSTSLNHHRCYSQFPCDVRDGLVLYYRRIAHIREQGRLSLELAVCDPLSRWYLLLPPMTDDLLVSVELENEDMFNSEASFVSSGGMEDETSFRVMCWMHSDTKLVVFFFSSGSDHWTVGASTRWDDLGMDELVDSLTLSSQCVYGCFYWKVDCTNKLLKLDMGTMELSKYDLPPDHDDKNIFIVEAWEGQIAMFSQLIDGATSVEYYNLQNGSDKSHEWHMKSIIPLPAQYISCGCLINGPAGGYIFLVGTPKEQDAGHSLFFSLEIKSFKIEMVSKITSPFLYALPFFGFPPSMSPRRIQGYEVD
- the LOC120690768 gene encoding uncharacterized protein LOC120690768 isoform X1; this encodes MISCSKICPKSSRPPPHSKPSIPFLPSPRMASRAGRILPCLEATEPERPPPALTSDLHEEIFLRVASPTDLARASAACVSFRRLIGDPRFLRRYRSIHPPLLLGFISFASSQPAGFQPAEAPQPSAAVARAVARAADFSFDFVPTSSTSLNHHRCYSQFPCDVRDGLVLYYRRIAHIREQGRLSLELAVCDPLSRWYLLLPPMTDDLLVSVELENEDMFNSEASFVSSGGMEDETSFRVMCWMHSDTKLVVFFFSSGSDHWTVGASTRWDDLGMDELVDSLTLSSQCVYGCFYWKVDCTNKLLKLDMGTMELSKYDLPPDHDDKNIFIVEAWEGQIAMFSQLIDGATSVEYYNLQNGSDKSHEWHMKSIIPLPAQYISCGCLINGPAGGYIFLVGTPKEQDAGHSLFFSLEIKSFKIEMVSKITSPFLYALPFFGFPPSMSPRRIQGYEVLQD